GCCAAAGAGGAATTTAAACTGTATTAAGTCTCTATATGCCCGTATATCTGATACTGGTTTCAATCTGCCAAAGAGGAATTTAAACTTGGTGCAGAAAAACATATCGCTGTCAGTAGCAAGAGTTTCAATCTGCCAAAGAGGAATTTAAACAATATAGAGATGGCAAATCACGGTTTCTGGAGACAAGTTTCAATCTGCCAAAGAGGAATTTAAACTCCTGTAATACTTCTTAAACTTCCATCTTCCAAACGGTTTCAATCTGCCAAAGAGGAATTTAAAGGAGTTTACAAGTACTCTGCTTTTATTTTTGAGATATTTATTTTAAAGTCCTGAATAGTGTATAATTTGTCCATCCTAACGAAGGAGGATAAAGAATGAAGGTGAGGATAGGATTTATTGGATGTGGTGGTATAGCACGCGCACATATGGAACGTCTTGCGAAACTTGAGAATGTAGAGTTTGTAGGTATGTGTGATATAGAAAAAGAAAAAGCAGAGGAGTTAGCAGGAAAGTATGGAGGGAAGGGATATACTGAATTTGAGAAGATGTTAGAGGAAGTAAAGATGGATGCCTGCTATATATG
This DNA window, taken from Caldisericia bacterium, encodes the following:
- a CDS encoding Gfo/Idh/MocA family oxidoreductase — translated: MKVRIGFIGCGGIARAHMERLAKLENVEFVGMCDIEKEKAEELAGKYGGKGYTEFEKMLEEVKMDACYI